The Myxococcales bacterium region TGCGCGATGAGCGTGGGGAGGTTCTCGATGGGCTCGTGGATGACGGGCGTGCGCGTCAGCCGGCGAATGCTCGACGGTGACACGCGGCGATCGATGGGCCGCGCGACGCCTTCTTGAGGGTCGACGAACCAGCCCGGATTCCCCTCGAACCAAGCGCCTGCCAGCGGGGAGAACTTTCGCGGGTCGCCGGGCCGCTGGAACGAGGCCTTGACCAGCACCTCGGAGCCATCAGGCGAGAGGTCGAGATCGAAGCGCGGCCGGAGCGGCTCGTCGCCGAAGCGAAGCTCCATCATCTGCGGCTCGACGATGATGCGCCGGCCTTTGAGCAGCGGAAGCAGGTCGCTCGCCTCTTCGCCCCGGACCTCGATGCCGCCACGGCCGCGGCCGTCGCTCTCGAGGCGCGCCAAGAGCCGAATGGCCTCGCGGTCTGGCGTGGGGGCTTGCGCGTGCGACGCGAGGAGGGCACTCGGAAGAATCGGCGTGCGCGAGTCGGGGTCGAGGACCGTCAGCGTGAGTCCTGAGGCGCGGACCTGCAGGCGGTACTCCAGGGTCTTTGGAACGCGCGGCAGCGCCTCGCTGAGCCACGCGTCGATGCCGCCGCCGGAGCCGCCGGAGGACGAGCCGCCGTGACTCTGCACCAGACCGCCACGACCCCCGCCGCGAGCCGCGGCAAGCTTCGCGGCGCGAGCGGCGCGGCGCCGACGACGACCGCTCATGGAGGGCTCGCTGCCTTCCGCGAGGGGAACACTCTGGCCGTTGCCCTGTGGCTCGCGCTCGCGGAGCTCGCGGGCTTCGCGCGGCACCTTGCCGCGCGCCTGATCGCGCACCGCGATGAGGAGCGCGGCCACGTGTTTGCAGTGACCGTTGATCTTGGGAAACGCCGGGCAAGAGCACGTGGAATTGAAGCCGGCCGGGGTCAGCTGGACCTCTACGGCGTAGGGCGCCGGGTCGGTTCCGCGGACCTGCCCCGTCGCGCGCGCGGCCTCAATCGCGATGCCATCGACGGCGTGGCGCCGCACGTAGTCGTAGCCGCGGAGGAACGCGCGCGCACCGAGCAGTCGCCGGAGGGCCCGGTCGCTGAGCGTCGATATGGCTTCCGTAAAGGGGGTCGACAATGCCCTTCTCGTTCCGTTCTGAGGGCTCGGCGCGCGAGTTCGGTCGGTCGAGGACCGGCTGGACTGAGCGGGAGTCCTGTGGGGGCGTTGGCCCCACCAGCACAAACACTGTGCTCGGCTCGGCAACGGCCCCGCTGACGTGCGCGAGCGCGCCGCCGCCCACCTTCGGTACCACCGCCCCTCGTACGAAGCAAAGTGAAAGCGTTGCCTCGGCCAAATCGCCTGAACGGCGCCGAACCAGCGCCGTGCGCACGACGCGGAGCGGCGGACCGCCATTCCGCCCGGGACCGAGACCGCTGTAGCATCGGCGCGCCGCCATGCGCTCCCTACACTCGTCTCCCGTGGCTTCTCCGATGGCCTCTCCAGCGCGTTCGGCGACGGCGCGGTCTTCCTCGAAGGCCCGCGCAATCCTCGCCGCGGTCATCGTCGCCTGCGTCACCGGCTGCCATTCGCCAGTCGCCTCGCAGCTCGACGAACCGGAGGCCAATCGCGTCCTGGCGGCCCTCGACCGCGCCCAAGTTGCAGCCACCAAGGAGCTCGACCCCACGGGCGAGGGAAAATTCCGGGTGGTCGTTGGCGAGGGCGACGCGGCGCGCGCCATTGAGGCACTGAGGAGCGAGGAGCTCCCGCGGCGCCGCCCGTCGAGCGTGCTCGACGCGACGCAGAAGGGCTCGCTGATCCCCACGCCGCTCACGGAGCAAGCGCAGCTCGCGGCAGGGATCGCGGGCGACCTAGAACGGTCCCTCGAGAGCGTCGACGGAGTGTTGTCGGCGCGGGTGCATCTCAACATGCCGCCGCGCGAGCCGCTCCGCGACATGCTGCCACGCGCGAGCGCGAGCGTGCTCTTGGCCCACCGTGGGACGACACCGCCGCTCACCGAAGCCGCGATCCAGCGCCTCGTGGCTGGTGGAGCGCCAGCGCTCTCGGCCTCCGACGTGGCGGTCATCCTGGTGCCTCGCGGTGCGACGGCCCGCGTCGACGGCGCCGAGGGGCTCGCGCGGTTGGGCCCCTTCGGGGTCGCCCGTTCATCGCTTCGGCCCATCCAGGTCACCTTCGCGGCCATGCTCGTGGCCCTGGCGGCGCTGGCGGCCACGCTCGTCGGCGTGAGTTCGCGGCTCGCGAGGCTTCGCGCGGAAGACCCGCAGGCGAAGGTCCGTTGATTCGCGTCCAGGGCCTAAAGAAGCGCGTCGCGCGCCCCGGCGAGCCCGTGCGCACGCTCCTCGATGACGTCAGCTTCACGGTCCCCACGGGGTGCTTGTTCGGTCTCATTGGGCCCGGCGCTGCGGGCAAGAGCGTGCTGCTCAAGATGCTCTCGGGGCTCATGAAACCGGACGTCGGCGAGATCGAGATCGACGGCGAGAGCGTCGTCGGCGCCAACGACCTTCGTCTGCAGGAGCTGCGGAAGAAGATCGGGATGCTCTTTCAGAACAACGCCCTCTTCGACACCCTGACCGTCGGGGAGAACATCGCGTTCCCCTTGCGGCGCCTCTTCGCGCCACCGGACGCGGAGGTCCGCGAGCGCGTGCTCGAACGACTTGCCTGCGTCGCGCTTCGGGGCTTCGAAGACCGAATGCCGGCGGGCCTCTCAGGAGGCCAAAAAAAGCGCGTCGGAGTCGCCCGAGCCACCATCACGCGGGCGCCCTTCGTGCTCTACGACGAACCGGCGGCGGGCCTCGATCCGGTGACCTCGCAAAAAATATTCGACCTCCTGCGGGCCGAGCAGCGCGCGTCGAACGCGACCGTGGTGATGGTGTCGAGCGATCTCGATCGGCTGCTCACGGTGACCGATCGCGTGGGGATGCTGTACCGCGGCCGCCTCGTCTTTGACGGAACGACCGATGACGCGCGAGGGTCGACCGATCCCATGGTGCGCCAATTCGTGCACGGCCTCGTGGACGGTCCACTCTGATGGCCGACGTGCTCGACGTGGCGCTCTCGATGCTCGTCGGCACGCTGGGCACGATCCTCCTTGTCGCTTGGGACGAGCGGCGCCTCGATGAGGCGGCGCAGGACCGCGCGTGGCCGCTCTCCACGCGACTCGCGGCGGCGCTTGCCTTCGGCCCCTCTGCCTCCCGGTGCATTTTTGGCGCACGCGCCGGACGCTCGTCGGGACGCTCCTCGGCTTCGGCGCGCTCGCGCTCCTCGTGGCGATCGTCGCGCTCCTCTCAGAAGGACTGCACGCCGTCCTCGGCTAGTGCCTCGCCCCCCATCCCCCCTCGTCGGGCACGCCCCGGCGTGCTCGAAATTTTGCTACCGTGGCCGCCCATGGCCGAGCCCGCGACCCAGCCGAACGTCGCGTCGTCCCTTGGCGCCACGCTGGCAGACATCGGCGCCTCCTTTCTCTCCGTGGCGGAGACTGCCGGCGGCATGGGCCTGCTCTTCGGCAAGGTCCTTAGGCGACTCGCTCCGCCGGACATCGACGGTCCTGAGCTGCGGCGAACGCTGCACAAGATGGCCGTGCGCTCGCTCCCCATCGTCGTCGTAACGGCCATCTTCACGGGCGCCATCACCGTCATTCAAGCGGCGCCCATCGTGACGCGCTTCCAGGCCACGGGCCTCCTCGGCTGGGGCGCCGGGTTCAGCATCTTCCGCGAGATCGCGCCGCTCCTCACGGCGCTCATGATCTCGGGACGCGTGGGCGCCAACAACACGGCCGAGCTCGGCACCATGGTGGTCACCGAGCAGGTCGACGCGCTCCGCGCCCTCGCCATCGACCCCATCTCGTTTCTCGTCTTGCCGCGCTTCATCGGCATCGTCACGACGCTGTTCGTCATGACCATCTACGCTGACGGCGT contains the following coding sequences:
- a CDS encoding ATP-binding cassette domain-containing protein, whose translation is MRTLLDDVSFTVPTGCLFGLIGPGAAGKSVLLKMLSGLMKPDVGEIEIDGESVVGANDLRLQELRKKIGMLFQNNALFDTLTVGENIAFPLRRLFAPPDAEVRERVLERLACVALRGFEDRMPAGLSGGQKKRVGVARATITRAPFVLYDEPAAGLDPVTSQKIFDLLRAEQRASNATVVMVSSDLDRLLTVTDRVGMLYRGRLVFDGTTDDARGSTDPMVRQFVHGLVDGPL
- a CDS encoding ABC transporter permease, which gives rise to MAEPATQPNVASSLGATLADIGASFLSVAETAGGMGLLFGKVLRRLAPPDIDGPELRRTLHKMAVRSLPIVVVTAIFTGAITVIQAAPIVTRFQATGLLGWGAGFSIFREIAPLLTALMISGRVGANNTAELGTMVVTEQVDALRALAIDPISFLVLPRFIGIVTTLFVMTIYADGVALVGAALAADGLLGVSPVSFMNGLTGGLLGVSDVLSGLVKSLVFGLMIAISSCYFGLATTGGAPGVGRSVNATVVASAAGIFVLDYFVSFLLG